A DNA window from Ictalurus furcatus strain D&B chromosome 22, Billie_1.0, whole genome shotgun sequence contains the following coding sequences:
- the snrnp27 gene encoding U4/U6.U5 small nuclear ribonucleoprotein 27 kDa protein: MGRSRSRSPSRRERRRSRSSSRDRERRRRERERERERSRSRDRDRRRSRSRSPHRRRSRSPRRHRSSSQSPLRQKDRRDEERKEVKEKPAKVHQISAEDMQGKTEEEIEMMKLMGFGSFDTTKGKKVDGSVNAHAINVTQKRKYRQYMNRKGGFNRPLDFIA; the protein is encoded by the exons atgGGGCGAAGCAGGAGCAGATCACCTTCCCGACGAG agAGACGCCGCTCGCGCTCGTCTTCCAGGGACCGCGAGCGCAGGCGCAGGGAGAGGGAACGGGAGCGTGAGCGCTCGCGGTCTCGAGACAGGGACCGGCGTAGGAGCCGCTCGCGCTCACCGCACAGGCGGCGATCCAG GTCTCCACGGCGACACCGTTCATCCTCACAGTCTCCGCTCAGGCAGAAGGACCGACGAGACGAGGAGCGGAAGGAGGTGAAGGAGAAGCCTGCGAAGGTCCATCAGATATCCG cggAGGACATGCAGGGTAAAACAGAAGAAGAGATCGAGATGATGAAGCTGATGGGTTTCGGTTCCTTCGACACCACGAag GGTAAGAAGGTGGACGGTTCTGTTAACGCGCACGCCATCAACGTCACTCAGAAGAGGAAATACAG GCAATACATGAACAGGAAAGGTGGCTTCAACAGACCTCTGGACTTTATCGCTTGA